In a genomic window of Flavobacterium lipolyticum:
- a CDS encoding riboflavin synthase, with protein MFTGIIETLGRIHEIRKDQNNLHITVDSTITNELKIDQSVSHNGICLTVVAIKDSLYTVTAIDETILKTNIGDWKEGDIVNLERGMKLGDRLDGHIVQGHVDQTGTCIKIEEAHGSWNYTFEYDKNLSNITIEKGSITVNGVSLTVVNSKTNEFSVSIIPYTFENTNFKNFKVGTKINLEFDVVGKYISRLYATNK; from the coding sequence AATTATAGAAACCCTAGGAAGGATTCACGAAATAAGAAAAGATCAAAACAATCTTCACATCACAGTTGACTCCACAATCACTAATGAATTAAAAATAGACCAAAGTGTTTCTCATAACGGAATCTGCCTGACGGTTGTAGCAATAAAAGATTCACTTTACACAGTAACCGCTATCGACGAGACCATTTTAAAAACCAATATTGGCGACTGGAAGGAAGGCGATATTGTAAATCTGGAAAGAGGAATGAAACTTGGCGACCGTCTTGACGGACATATCGTACAGGGGCATGTAGACCAAACCGGGACCTGTATTAAAATCGAAGAAGCACACGGAAGCTGGAATTATACTTTTGAATACGACAAAAACCTCAGCAATATTACCATTGAAAAAGGTTCTATTACGGTAAACGGAGTAAGCCTAACGGTTGTAAACTCAAAAACAAACGAATTTAGCGTTTCGATTATTCCTTACACTTTTGAAAATACTAATTTCAAAAACTTCAAAGTTGGAACTAAAATAAACCTTGAATTTGATGTTGTTGGAAAATACATCTCAAGACTTTATGCGACAAACAAATAA